One window of Bacteroidota bacterium genomic DNA carries:
- the msrA gene encoding peptide-methionine (S)-S-oxide reductase MsrA — MTTLDKATLGGGCFWCVEAVVKPLRGVKAAVSGYAGGNIPNPTYREICSGLTGHAEVVEVVFDPREIDYADLLRVFFATHDPTTLNRQGADVGTQYRSVVFTHSDGQAETARAVIAEIESAGIFDDPIVTHVEPAPTFYAAEDYHQDYFERNPNQPYCAAVIAPKVAKFRKRFMDKLSQPA; from the coding sequence ATGACGACTCTCGACAAGGCCACGCTCGGCGGCGGTTGCTTCTGGTGCGTTGAGGCCGTAGTCAAGCCCCTGCGCGGTGTGAAGGCTGCTGTATCGGGCTATGCAGGCGGCAATATTCCCAATCCGACGTACCGCGAAATCTGCTCGGGGCTCACCGGCCACGCCGAAGTGGTGGAGGTGGTGTTCGATCCTCGCGAGATCGACTACGCCGACCTCCTGCGCGTCTTCTTCGCCACACATGACCCTACGACGCTCAACCGACAAGGCGCAGACGTAGGCACGCAGTATCGCTCCGTGGTCTTTACGCATTCAGACGGGCAGGCGGAGACGGCCCGCGCCGTCATCGCCGAAATCGAGTCGGCAGGCATCTTCGACGACCCGATCGTGACGCACGTGGAGCCGGCGCCCACGTTCTACGCGGCGGAGGACTATCACCAGGACTACTTCGAGCGCAACCCGAACCAGCCCTACTGTGCTGCGGTCATTGCGCCGAAGGTCGCCAAGTTCCGAAAGCGGTTCATGGACAAGCTGTCCCAGCCAGCCTGA
- a CDS encoding polysaccharide deacetylase family protein: MKSFVQAAIRSAHAVFADRGLPNRLALYFHSLEPHEHEAFERAIVWTRSEGYRFVAGPRAFLGAPEGERVAWVSFDDNYRAWHQALPLLDRLGVTATFYTNTGVFRDRATPAALDAYFDRIDHYGDRTSLTTDELREIAAAGHVIGAHTHTHRCLADLPFDEAVAEIDRSQRELEVVLEAPVEHFSYPYGMRRHFTQELRRYCTTHFETVANAIPAMLHAPQRADALQRAGWHLDRPHVQNVRALRIDGRRFEALTGRSAVG, encoded by the coding sequence GTGAAATCCTTCGTTCAAGCTGCGATCCGTAGCGCCCACGCCGTCTTCGCTGACCGTGGTCTGCCGAATCGCCTCGCCCTCTACTTTCACAGCCTTGAACCGCACGAGCACGAGGCGTTCGAGCGCGCTATAGTGTGGACGAGAAGTGAGGGTTATCGTTTCGTGGCCGGGCCAAGGGCGTTTCTCGGTGCACCTGAGGGCGAGCGCGTCGCATGGGTGTCGTTCGACGACAACTACCGCGCCTGGCATCAAGCGTTGCCTCTTTTAGACCGGCTGGGCGTCACGGCCACGTTCTACACCAACACGGGCGTCTTCCGCGACCGCGCGACGCCCGCCGCCCTCGACGCCTACTTTGACCGCATCGACCACTACGGTGACCGCACAAGTCTGACCACCGACGAGCTACGAGAAATTGCCGCGGCCGGGCACGTCATCGGCGCGCACACGCACACGCACCGGTGTCTGGCAGACTTGCCCTTTGATGAGGCCGTCGCCGAGATCGACCGCAGCCAGCGCGAGCTTGAAGTGGTGCTTGAAGCCCCCGTCGAGCACTTCTCGTACCCCTACGGCATGCGGCGGCACTTTACGCAGGAGCTACGGCGGTACTGCACCACGCACTTTGAGACAGTGGCAAACGCGATCCCCGCGATGCTCCATGCCCCGCAGCGCGCCGACGCCCTGCAGCGCGCGGGGTGGCACCTCGACCGACCACACGTGCAGAACGTGCGCGCCCTCCGCATCGACGGGCGGCGCTTCGAGGCGCTCACCGGGCGCAGTGCGGTGGGCTGA
- the lspA gene encoding signal peptidase II, producing the protein MRVLWATFAVVVLDQLTKTWVVAMMEVGDTIPVLGQWFRLSYFQNPGFAFGWTLGSKLLLTIVSVLATAMVAIYLVWLRAASRTYRLALALILGGAIGNVLDRLFAGVVYGYAPFGYGNVIDFLHLDVYHGFVELPWRAYPSFVALFPVANFADLAIIVGLVLVFAAHLSLRRQERAQAQRRHSLGTAGGDAPDLAGAPEHPEASA; encoded by the coding sequence ATGCGCGTCCTCTGGGCGACCTTCGCCGTCGTTGTCCTCGACCAACTCACCAAGACGTGGGTCGTGGCGATGATGGAAGTGGGCGATACGATCCCCGTGCTCGGACAGTGGTTTAGGCTGTCCTACTTCCAGAATCCGGGGTTCGCGTTCGGGTGGACCCTCGGCTCGAAGCTGCTGCTCACCATCGTGTCGGTGCTCGCCACGGCGATGGTAGCGATCTACCTCGTCTGGCTGCGCGCAGCATCGCGGACCTATCGCCTGGCCCTCGCACTCATCCTCGGGGGCGCGATCGGCAACGTGCTCGACCGCCTCTTTGCAGGCGTTGTCTATGGCTACGCCCCGTTCGGCTATGGCAACGTGATCGACTTCCTGCACCTGGACGTCTACCACGGCTTCGTCGAGCTTCCTTGGCGCGCGTATCCGTCGTTTGTTGCTCTCTTTCCGGTGGCGAACTTCGCCGACCTGGCGATCATCGTGGGCCTGGTGCTGGTGTTTGCCGCGCACCTCTCGCTCCGGCGTCAGGAGCGTGCCCAGGCACAGCGGAGGCACTCACTCGGCACCGCAGGCGGGGATGCGCCGGACCTCGCCGGTGCGCCGGAGCACCCAGAAGCCTCGGCCTAG
- a CDS encoding acyl-CoA thioesterase produces MNELVLPNDTNPLGNLMGGRLLHLMDICGAIAAQRHSNRTVVTASVDHVDFASAIALGEVVVLEAQVNRAFTSSMETEISVWAENTGTGERRLSNRAFYTFVAVDQSGRPIPVPPVLPETDDDHERYVAAARRRELRLILSGRLHLSEAAHLRDYIHAAAL; encoded by the coding sequence ATGAACGAACTCGTCCTGCCCAACGACACCAACCCGTTGGGCAACCTGATGGGCGGGCGCCTCCTGCACCTGATGGACATCTGCGGCGCGATCGCTGCGCAGCGGCACTCAAACCGAACCGTGGTCACGGCGAGCGTAGACCACGTCGACTTCGCCTCGGCGATCGCACTAGGCGAGGTCGTGGTTCTGGAAGCGCAGGTCAACCGCGCCTTTACCAGTTCGATGGAAACCGAGATTAGCGTGTGGGCGGAGAACACCGGCACAGGGGAGCGGCGGTTGAGCAACCGCGCCTTCTACACGTTTGTCGCCGTGGATCAGTCGGGGCGGCCCATTCCAGTGCCCCCCGTTCTGCCAGAAACCGACGATGATCACGAGCGCTACGTGGCCGCCGCCCGCCGTCGCGAACTCCGGCTCATCCTGAGCGGGCGCCTGCACCTGAGCGAGGCTGCCCACCTCCGCGACTACATCCACGCCGCGGCGCTCTGA
- a CDS encoding TerB family tellurite resistance protein produces the protein MSAASFETLDLRSLPEVQRLAFYGALFAIADADHNVDDAESTLIFETLDLEPLSSEARKRVFQLAIEPPSLATCLEQLRDASAEVRHSLMLNLIDIALVDESIEFGEHVGLRDAQELLGIDPNDIQVMHDLAYHAQHDGDAKNGSVARRPLRFAPGS, from the coding sequence ATGTCTGCCGCTTCGTTCGAGACGCTCGACCTCCGTTCGCTGCCCGAAGTCCAACGCCTCGCCTTCTACGGGGCGCTCTTTGCCATCGCCGACGCGGATCACAACGTTGATGACGCGGAGTCGACGCTCATCTTCGAGACGCTCGACCTGGAGCCACTCTCGTCCGAGGCCCGCAAGCGTGTCTTTCAACTCGCCATCGAGCCGCCGAGCCTGGCAACGTGCTTGGAGCAGCTCCGCGATGCTAGCGCCGAAGTTCGGCACAGCCTCATGCTCAATCTGATTGACATCGCGCTGGTTGATGAGAGCATCGAGTTCGGCGAGCACGTGGGACTGCGGGATGCGCAGGAATTGCTAGGCATCGACCCGAACGACATCCAGGTCATGCACGACCTGGCGTACCATGCCCAGCACGACGGAGACGCGAAGAACGGCTCCGTGGCACGGCGCCCGCTGCGGTTCGCGCCCGGCTCGTGA
- a CDS encoding SPOR domain-containing protein, producing the protein MRTILAFLCLALLVPCASAQEPTLLPDSVDAVPNSPPPGPYFVMAGSFQSKRTAQEYALQTGGWVLRTDLYALLTPGFFAVVHGPFVSRDAAEATRERLGLDDAYVRLGGDSYLPPSLGDPALLAALLGDLGAEVTPRDGSTDGCAPPEPYLDIRIRYVADSGLSESPSLGRGFWVLRRTGEVRRIPACGAE; encoded by the coding sequence ATGCGCACCATCCTGGCCTTTCTCTGCCTCGCCCTGCTTGTTCCGTGTGCGTCTGCGCAAGAGCCCACGCTCTTGCCTGATTCCGTGGATGCTGTCCCCAACTCGCCGCCACCGGGCCCGTATTTCGTGATGGCGGGGAGCTTCCAGTCGAAGCGTACCGCGCAGGAATATGCGCTCCAGACGGGCGGCTGGGTACTCCGGACCGACCTCTACGCGCTACTGACGCCGGGCTTCTTTGCGGTCGTCCACGGCCCCTTCGTGTCCCGCGATGCGGCAGAGGCAACCCGTGAGCGCCTCGGGTTGGACGATGCCTACGTGCGCCTGGGCGGCGACTCCTACCTCCCTCCCAGCCTCGGCGACCCGGCCTTGCTGGCCGCACTGCTCGGCGACCTAGGCGCCGAGGTCACCCCTCGCGACGGGTCCACCGACGGCTGTGCGCCGCCCGAGCCCTATCTCGATATCCGCATCCGTTACGTCGCCGACAGCGGCCTGAGCGAGTCGCCCTCGCTAGGCCGAGGCTTCTGGGTGCTCCGGCGCACCGGCGAGGTCCGGCGCATCCCCGCCTGCGGTGCCGAGTGA
- a CDS encoding patatin-like phospholipase family protein, translated as MIDPSHPAQIGLVLGGGGARGLAHAGVLKVLDREGIPISFIAGTSMGGLVGTAYASGVPARAIEAELIDLSRRSRLIQLADWLPSLTGLFSGNRLQDYFAKWFGVDRTFGELACPLALTATDLRSGREVILDAGSVIQAMRATMSIPGIYQAVQVGQKRLVDGGVLNNVPADVARRMGAKRLIAVDVLPSFDKNRPDAPVVEPQLMPPMFPPVARDIWHTIFLSISALTAYRLAEAKPEVLLRPALPQDVTLLFGFTRADELIALGEQAAEAALPTIRHMLATVADHNDAERPVPDGRVADLTKGAEPDPSEWPQP; from the coding sequence ATGATCGATCCGTCCCATCCTGCCCAAATTGGCCTGGTGCTTGGGGGCGGCGGTGCGCGCGGTCTCGCCCACGCGGGCGTCCTCAAAGTGCTCGACCGCGAGGGTATCCCAATCTCCTTCATCGCCGGGACGAGCATGGGTGGGCTGGTTGGCACCGCCTACGCCTCGGGAGTTCCTGCTCGCGCCATCGAGGCGGAGCTGATTGATCTATCGCGGCGCTCGCGGCTGATCCAGCTGGCGGACTGGCTTCCGAGCCTCACCGGTCTGTTCTCTGGCAATCGTCTGCAAGACTACTTCGCGAAGTGGTTCGGTGTGGACCGCACGTTTGGCGAACTCGCGTGCCCGCTCGCGCTCACGGCCACCGACCTCCGCAGCGGCCGCGAGGTCATCCTCGACGCTGGATCCGTTATCCAGGCGATGCGGGCCACGATGTCGATTCCAGGGATCTACCAGGCCGTCCAGGTGGGCCAGAAGCGGCTCGTAGACGGCGGCGTCCTCAACAACGTCCCCGCTGACGTGGCCCGCCGGATGGGCGCAAAGCGGCTCATCGCCGTGGACGTGCTGCCAAGCTTTGACAAGAACCGCCCCGACGCGCCGGTCGTCGAGCCACAATTGATGCCGCCGATGTTTCCGCCCGTCGCGCGCGACATCTGGCACACCATCTTCCTCTCGATCTCGGCGCTGACGGCCTACCGGCTTGCGGAGGCGAAGCCTGAAGTCCTGCTCCGCCCGGCACTACCGCAAGACGTAACGCTGCTCTTTGGCTTCACCCGCGCCGACGAGCTGATCGCGCTGGGCGAACAGGCCGCGGAGGCTGCGCTCCCCACGATTCGACACATGCTCGCCACCGTGGCAGACCACAACGACGCGGAACGCCCCGTGCCTGACGGGCGCGTCGCAGACCTGACCAAGGGCGCCGAGCCGGACCCCAGCGAATGGCCGCAGCCGTGA
- a CDS encoding ATP-binding cassette domain-containing protein, giving the protein MDLKDSCRGRHIGMVFQQFHPVGALTIVQILMLAPSMAGLPADAYRARSLRGALGIAEKENAYPDKLYQGQRRCVAIARALMNKPPPLIADEPTSALDYSTAEAMADLLVDVADRVGVALVVSTHDARIAHRFGHRLALPLVSTEASL; this is encoded by the coding sequence TTGGACCTCAAGGATTCCTGCCGAGGGCGACATATCGGTATGGTGTTCCAGCAGTTTCACCCCGTGGGCGCACTCACAATCGTTCAGATCCTGATGCTCGCGCCGTCAATGGCTGGGCTCCCAGCGGATGCATACCGCGCGCGGTCTCTGCGCGGCGCACTCGGCATTGCTGAGAAGGAGAACGCCTACCCCGACAAGCTCTACCAAGGGCAGCGTCGATGCGTTGCGATCGCACGTGCCTTGATGAACAAGCCCCCGCCTCTCATTGCGGACGAGCCGACGAGTGCCTTGGACTACAGCACCGCCGAGGCCATGGCCGATCTCCTTGTCGATGTCGCGGATCGCGTGGGAGTAGCACTCGTTGTGTCCACACACGATGCGCGCATAGCCCACCGTTTCGGGCATCGGCTGGCGCTGCCGCTCGTCAGCACCGAGGCAAGCCTGTAG
- a CDS encoding SDR family oxidoreductase has translation MLYHRVLVTGANGLVGQAVVRRFAAVPEIDVLATSREDHPRFQTANCGYVPLDLTDAQAIRDVFVDFAPRSVINCAALAKVEACDADREACWAVNVEAVETLASACRAHGTRLIQVSTDFVFDGETPPYAEDVYPAPINFYGRSKLAAENAVRGAGLHRWAVARTALVFGPGTDLRRRNLALWLCSALEAGETVRVVTDLIRTPTYVDDLADGLLRIEWRGKSGIYHLAGRETMTVFEFARRLAKHFGFDPDLVQPITAAELHPTHPRPASTPLLILRAETELGYKPRPLSAAFDHLGKKLGLPVPSR, from the coding sequence ATGCTCTACCACCGTGTACTTGTCACCGGAGCCAACGGGCTCGTGGGCCAAGCCGTGGTGCGTCGGTTCGCCGCGGTGCCCGAGATCGACGTGCTGGCGACGAGCCGCGAGGACCACCCGCGCTTTCAGACGGCCAACTGTGGCTACGTCCCCCTCGATCTGACGGACGCCCAGGCGATCCGCGACGTGTTCGTAGACTTCGCGCCGCGTTCCGTCATCAACTGCGCCGCCCTGGCCAAGGTCGAGGCGTGCGATGCGGACCGCGAGGCGTGCTGGGCAGTCAACGTGGAGGCCGTCGAGACCCTGGCGAGTGCCTGCCGTGCGCATGGGACGCGCCTCATCCAGGTGTCTACCGACTTTGTGTTCGATGGCGAAACGCCCCCCTATGCGGAGGACGTCTACCCGGCACCGATCAACTTCTACGGCCGCTCAAAGCTGGCCGCTGAAAACGCCGTGCGTGGTGCAGGCCTTCACCGTTGGGCGGTCGCACGGACGGCGCTCGTCTTCGGCCCAGGCACCGACCTGCGTCGCCGCAATCTCGCGCTGTGGCTATGCAGCGCGCTTGAGGCCGGCGAGACGGTGCGCGTGGTGACCGACCTGATTCGTACGCCGACCTATGTGGACGACCTTGCCGACGGGCTGCTGCGCATCGAGTGGCGGGGCAAGAGCGGGATCTATCACCTCGCTGGGCGAGAAACGATGACGGTGTTCGAGTTCGCGCGGCGCCTCGCCAAGCACTTTGGCTTCGACCCGGACTTGGTGCAGCCGATCACGGCTGCAGAGTTGCACCCGACGCACCCGCGTCCCGCCTCGACGCCGCTGCTCATCCTGCGCGCGGAGACGGAACTCGGGTACAAGCCACGCCCGCTCTCCGCCGCGTTTGACCACCTCGGCAAGAAACTCGGGCTTCCGGTCCCGTCCCGGTAG
- a CDS encoding DUF4910 domain-containing protein: MSPLHDLAARLYPLRRSLTGDGVRATLHVLGERLPMLVQHEVPSGRPVLDWTVPDEWNWREAWIEDANGRRIVDADRHSLHLVGYSVPVRERLTWNELRPRVHSLPDWPDLIPYRTAYYAKTWGFCLRHRTVLELDGQGDDAVYEVCIDATREPGALTYGEVILPGSTEDTVLISAHVCHPMLANDNLSGLVVSAALAERLAARPERRYTYHFVWAPGTVGAITWLAQNAARVPLVRHGLILANLGNAGGFTYKRSRPGTFGVASAEIDRVVAVAMRDAGEQLDERPFTPYGYDERQYGSPGFNLPVGCFTRTPYGEYPEYHTSADNLDTISEAQLQGALARLTDTVDILEANRFLRSLYPNGEPQLGRRGLYRALGGQPDAPTQQLALLWALNMASADTTPTFDLLAVAERSGLPFVALRKAADLLEEQGLVERLKT; the protein is encoded by the coding sequence GTGTCTCCGCTTCACGACCTCGCAGCTCGCCTCTACCCGCTTCGCCGTAGTCTCACGGGCGATGGCGTGCGCGCAACGCTCCACGTGCTCGGAGAGCGTCTGCCCATGCTGGTCCAGCACGAAGTGCCGTCTGGCCGCCCCGTCCTCGATTGGACCGTGCCCGACGAGTGGAACTGGCGCGAGGCCTGGATCGAAGACGCCAACGGCCGTCGAATTGTCGACGCGGACCGTCATAGCCTGCACCTCGTCGGCTACAGCGTGCCCGTTCGGGAGCGGCTTACATGGAACGAGCTACGGCCACGCGTGCACTCGCTTCCTGACTGGCCCGACCTTATCCCGTATCGCACCGCGTACTACGCAAAAACCTGGGGCTTCTGCCTGCGCCACCGCACGGTCTTAGAACTAGACGGGCAAGGGGACGATGCCGTCTACGAGGTCTGCATCGATGCGACGCGTGAGCCGGGCGCGCTGACCTACGGCGAGGTGATCCTGCCGGGATCGACGGAAGACACGGTGCTGATCTCTGCGCATGTCTGCCACCCGATGCTCGCTAACGACAATCTCTCCGGACTCGTTGTGAGTGCGGCGCTAGCTGAGAGGCTTGCCGCGCGCCCAGAGCGCCGCTACACCTACCACTTCGTGTGGGCTCCAGGCACTGTTGGCGCGATCACGTGGCTCGCCCAGAATGCGGCGAGGGTTCCACTGGTGCGGCATGGGCTCATCCTAGCCAACCTGGGCAACGCGGGAGGCTTCACCTACAAACGGAGCCGCCCCGGCACGTTCGGTGTAGCATCTGCCGAGATCGATCGCGTGGTGGCCGTGGCCATGCGCGATGCTGGGGAGCAGCTCGACGAGCGGCCCTTCACGCCCTATGGCTACGACGAACGGCAGTATGGAAGCCCCGGCTTCAACCTGCCCGTTGGATGCTTCACCCGGACTCCGTACGGCGAGTACCCCGAATACCACACCTCGGCGGACAACCTCGACACGATCTCGGAAGCGCAACTCCAGGGAGCGCTCGCGCGGCTCACAGATACGGTCGACATCCTCGAAGCCAACCGGTTTCTTCGAAGTCTCTACCCCAACGGCGAACCGCAACTCGGTAGACGGGGGCTCTACCGCGCCTTAGGCGGTCAACCCGACGCTCCTACACAGCAGCTTGCCCTCCTCTGGGCGCTGAATATGGCATCCGCCGACACAACGCCGACGTTTGACCTCCTCGCCGTCGCGGAGCGGTCCGGGCTACCGTTCGTAGCGCTCCGCAAGGCCGCAGACCTCTTGGAAGAACAGGGGCTTGTGGAGCGCTTGAAAACCTAA